Proteins encoded together in one Egibacteraceae bacterium window:
- a CDS encoding PhoH family protein: MKTSVPGHHSMVSLLGSRDELLKLVESAFAVDILVRGNEITVTGPDEEAQKAGRLFEELVKLLDLGHGLDEANVSATIAMVQDAEHPEPSAVLSDEALTHRGRSIRPKTVGQKRYLDAIRAHTVVFGIGPAGTGKTYLAMAMAVLALKRREVRRIILTRPAVEAGERLGFLPGTLYEKIDPYLRPLFDALYDMMDAEQIAGLMERGTIEVAPLAFMRGRTLNDSFIVLDEAQNTTPEQMKMFLTRLGFGSKAVVTGDVTQVDLPTGRHSGLQVVRSILTDIEGVAFCELSGRDVVRHRIVQEIVEAYRTFDESRQEALEDGRRR, from the coding sequence GTGAAGACGTCGGTCCCCGGCCACCACTCGATGGTGTCGCTGCTCGGCAGCCGGGACGAGTTGCTCAAGCTCGTGGAGAGCGCGTTCGCCGTCGACATCCTCGTCCGGGGCAACGAGATCACCGTCACGGGCCCGGACGAGGAGGCGCAGAAGGCCGGCCGGCTGTTCGAGGAGCTCGTGAAGCTGCTGGACCTCGGTCACGGCCTCGACGAGGCGAACGTGTCCGCCACGATCGCGATGGTGCAGGACGCCGAGCACCCGGAGCCGTCGGCGGTGCTGTCCGACGAGGCGCTCACCCATCGGGGGCGGTCGATCCGACCGAAGACCGTCGGGCAGAAGCGCTACCTCGACGCGATCCGCGCGCACACCGTCGTGTTCGGGATCGGGCCGGCCGGGACGGGCAAGACCTACCTCGCCATGGCCATGGCGGTCCTCGCCCTGAAGCGCCGGGAGGTGCGCCGGATCATCCTCACCCGCCCGGCGGTCGAGGCGGGCGAGCGGCTCGGGTTCCTGCCCGGCACGCTCTACGAGAAGATCGACCCCTACCTGCGGCCGCTCTTCGACGCGCTCTACGACATGATGGACGCCGAGCAGATCGCCGGCCTCATGGAGCGCGGGACCATCGAGGTGGCGCCGCTCGCGTTCATGCGCGGGCGCACCCTGAACGACAGCTTCATCGTGCTCGACGAGGCGCAGAACACCACCCCCGAGCAGATGAAGATGTTCCTCACCCGCCTCGGCTTCGGGTCGAAGGCCGTCGTCACCGGCGACGTTACCCAGGTGGACCTGCCGACGGGCAGGCACTCGGGGCTCCAGGTCGTGCGCAGCATCCTCACTGACATCGAGGGCGTCGCGTTCTGCGAGCTGTCCGGGCGGGACGTGGTGCGCCACCGCAT